AACGGAGCGAATTTGAGCTTCGACCAATTGTGAAAAGACGGTTTCAATGCGTTTGCGGAGCTTTGGGTGGCGGTCTTGCCGCCACCCGTTGTCATAGCGGGTGTTTTTCTTGGGTGGGAACAGGTAGCCCAGGCAGCAATAGCCCTTGTCCCCAATGATCTTTGGCCCGCCGAACTCAGGCCACCTCCGGTTCAACTCATAGCTGACGGTGGTGTCGTGAAGATTGGCGGGTTTGAGGAGGGACTGGACGATCTCCCCTGCGGGTGTCACCCAGGCATGCAGCTTGTACCCGTACACGTCGCCCTGGGTCCCAAACCCCCATTTCGCTCCCGGGAACTTGCACCGCTTGCCTCGTTTCGGGCGACACACCGGGAGCGGCATGGAGTCAATGATCACTTCTGCACAGCGTTTGGCGGGGCTGACCAA
The sequence above is drawn from the Deinococcus hopiensis KR-140 genome and encodes:
- a CDS encoding IS982 family transposase encodes the protein MCRYRLHHSLGRRAVIRQLHRWAKRHFSDLKRFKHQKLTDALLVALLLARFVFKQPYRSIWWNMLREDRVGLPSYTQAYMRSVRLLERLEALVSPAKRCAEVIIDSMPLPVCRPKRGKRCKFPGAKWGFGTQGDVYGYKLHAWVTPAGEIVQSLLKPANLHDTTVSYELNRRWPEFGGPKIIGDKGYCCLGYLFPPKKNTRYDNGWRQDRHPKLRKRIETVFSQLVEAQIRSVQTKTLPSLRLRVVLAVLAHNLAQP